A single region of the Dysgonomonadaceae bacterium PH5-43 genome encodes:
- a CDS encoding hypothetical protein (product_source=Hypo-rule applied): MKQVFLNRETNYIKPRNGSFQSMKWIMSMYETKSETA, from the coding sequence ATGAAACAAGTGTTTTTAAACCGTGAAACGAATTATATCAAACCGAGAAACGGATCGTTTCAAAGTATGAAATGGATTATGTCTATGTATGAAACAAAAAGCGAAACGGCTTGA
- a CDS encoding nucleoside-diphosphate kinase (product_source=KO:K00940; cath_funfam=3.30.70.141; cog=COG0105; ko=KO:K00940; pfam=PF00334; smart=SM00562; superfamily=54919): protein MERTLVIYKPCTVKRRLLGEIITRFERKGLQLVGMKMVWLTDEILTEHYIHLKDKSFFQRVKDAMRVTPVVVACWEGLDAVAVVRNITGATNGRNAAAGTIRGDYSLSVQENIVHASDSVETAKLELERFFDKSELFDYDSGTILSYYANDEI from the coding sequence ATGGAAAGAACGTTGGTTATCTACAAGCCCTGTACGGTTAAAAGAAGATTGTTGGGGGAGATTATTACTCGATTTGAAAGAAAAGGTTTACAACTTGTAGGTATGAAGATGGTCTGGTTGACCGACGAAATATTAACGGAACATTATATTCACTTAAAAGACAAATCATTTTTCCAAAGAGTAAAAGATGCAATGAGGGTAACTCCTGTTGTGGTTGCTTGTTGGGAGGGTCTTGATGCAGTTGCAGTGGTGAGAAATATTACGGGAGCAACTAACGGACGTAATGCTGCAGCAGGAACTATAAGAGGCGATTATAGTCTTAGTGTGCAAGAAAATATAGTGCACGCATCAGATTCTGTTGAGACGGCGAAACTTGAATTGGAAAGATTTTTTGATAAATCTGAATTGTTTGATTACGACTCTGGAACTATTCTTAGTTACTACGCTAACGATGAAATTTAA
- a CDS encoding tyrosine-protein kinase Etk/Wzc (product_source=KO:K16692; cath_funfam=3.40.50.300; cog=COG0489,COG3206; ko=KO:K16692; pfam=PF02706,PF13614,PF13807; superfamily=52540; tigrfam=TIGR01007; transmembrane_helix_parts=Outside_1_23,TMhelix_24_46,Inside_47_483,TMhelix_484_503,Outside_504_769) yields MDSLNNNNETVQEEVSFSEIFFHYLSFWKWFLLSLFICVAVALVYLRYTTKEYVVTSKVLIKDEAKGQTPLDMNAFSDLGLTPNIGIFDNEIEVLGSKSLMREVIDSLGLGVSYYKEGKIKKVELYKKTPVYVTVTNQSASGWFVLDKSETEDGKYTIKDLDSDFSATFSFAEEVLSPWGVLSFAENPFSSTDYPIDVFIHSPLWMPQISISPLNKATTVVNVSTVTPVGEKGVDMINTLVAIYNKKAIDEKTLVARNTIEFITAREEDLFKDLQNAEQGVANYKISSGLTNIEAEASLFLSAQTEYSKQISDLEIQLNVLKQVKSYINDPHNIGNVAPANIGLTDQTILSLMKDYNEQIISKNAATLGLKAGNPVVKEYDDRIALLREEMIKGMNLLERSMQTKLRSLKEQEGIYLAKSLGLSNREKEAGELYRQKETKASLYVYLLQKKEETRLSLVMATPNALVIDAAEVYPVPVKPKSRIVLLAALLIGIIIPIVIVYIKDLFDNKLRNKEQLKKTVKAPFLGDIPQAQANSPFPVLNVRSGIAEKFRVVSSNLSFITPKNKDTANVIMVTSSFSGEGKSFFSRNLAMSLATTGHKALLIDLDMRKSVLNETLEMGQGKGIAMYLSDSSITFKDIVDSERCHKNLDIIPIKVFPPNPAELLVSDRLDSLFEEIKDKYDYIIVDTAPVGLVADAYRIVQYADATIYVTRVNHTYVQQLQDIQSIYKDNKLGHLTTVLNAVPKEGRYGYGYSYGYGSKKDNKYYNED; encoded by the coding sequence CTAAAGTGCTTATAAAAGATGAAGCTAAAGGGCAAACGCCTCTTGATATGAATGCTTTTAGCGACTTAGGCTTGACTCCTAATATTGGAATATTTGATAATGAAATAGAAGTTTTGGGTTCTAAATCTTTAATGAGAGAAGTTATTGATAGCTTAGGGCTCGGAGTGTCTTATTACAAAGAAGGGAAAATTAAAAAGGTAGAACTTTATAAGAAAACTCCAGTTTATGTTACAGTAACAAATCAGTCGGCTTCAGGGTGGTTCGTTTTGGATAAAAGTGAAACGGAAGACGGCAAATACACAATAAAAGATTTGGATTCGGATTTCTCTGCTACATTTTCTTTCGCAGAGGAGGTCTTGTCTCCTTGGGGAGTGCTTTCTTTTGCTGAAAATCCTTTTTCCTCAACCGATTATCCTATAGATGTTTTTATACACAGTCCTCTGTGGATGCCGCAAATAAGTATATCTCCTTTGAATAAGGCGACAACGGTTGTTAATGTGTCTACGGTAACGCCAGTGGGAGAGAAGGGTGTTGATATGATAAATACATTAGTTGCTATATATAACAAAAAGGCTATTGATGAAAAGACATTAGTAGCTCGTAATACTATAGAGTTTATAACAGCAAGAGAGGAAGATTTATTTAAGGATCTTCAAAATGCAGAACAAGGTGTTGCTAATTATAAAATTTCTTCAGGTTTAACTAATATAGAAGCCGAAGCTAGTCTGTTTTTAAGTGCTCAAACGGAATACTCTAAACAGATTTCGGATTTGGAAATACAGTTAAATGTTTTGAAACAAGTGAAATCGTATATCAACGACCCTCACAATATTGGAAATGTAGCTCCTGCTAATATAGGTTTGACAGATCAAACGATATTGTCTCTTATGAAAGACTATAATGAACAGATTATATCTAAGAATGCAGCCACGTTGGGTTTAAAAGCTGGCAATCCAGTGGTAAAGGAATATGATGATAGAATAGCTCTTCTGAGAGAAGAGATGATTAAAGGTATGAACTTATTGGAAAGAAGTATGCAGACCAAGTTGCGCAGCTTAAAAGAACAAGAAGGTATTTATCTTGCAAAATCGTTAGGGCTCTCAAATCGTGAAAAAGAAGCTGGTGAATTGTATCGACAAAAAGAAACAAAAGCATCTCTTTATGTTTATCTTTTGCAAAAAAAGGAAGAAACGAGATTGTCTTTGGTGATGGCAACGCCTAATGCATTGGTGATAGATGCGGCAGAGGTGTATCCTGTGCCTGTAAAACCTAAAAGTCGAATAGTGCTTTTGGCTGCATTGTTGATTGGTATTATTATTCCTATTGTAATAGTTTATATAAAAGATCTTTTCGATAATAAATTACGGAATAAAGAACAGCTTAAGAAAACGGTAAAAGCTCCATTTCTGGGAGATATACCTCAGGCACAGGCTAATTCTCCATTTCCTGTATTGAATGTTCGTTCGGGTATTGCTGAAAAATTCCGAGTGGTGTCTTCTAATTTAAGCTTTATAACACCAAAGAATAAGGATACGGCTAATGTAATAATGGTTACATCATCGTTCAGTGGAGAGGGTAAAAGCTTTTTCTCTCGAAATTTAGCTATGAGTTTAGCAACTACAGGGCATAAGGCGTTATTGATTGATTTAGATATGCGAAAATCGGTTCTTAATGAAACCTTAGAAATGGGACAAGGTAAAGGTATTGCAATGTATTTATCGGACTCAAGCATTACATTCAAAGATATAGTCGATTCTGAGAGATGTCATAAAAACTTAGATATAATCCCAATAAAGGTATTCCCTCCTAATCCTGCTGAATTATTAGTGTCGGATCGTTTAGATTCGCTTTTTGAAGAGATTAAAGATAAGTATGATTATATAATTGTGGATACGGCGCCAGTGGGATTGGTAGCAGATGCCTATCGTATAGTTCAATATGCAGATGCAACAATATATGTAACAAGGGTAAATCATACGTACGTACAACAATTACAAGATATTCAGTCTATATACAAAGACAATAAGTTGGGTCATTTAACAACGGTATTAAATGCGGTTCCTAAGGAAGGCCGTTATGGGTATGGTTATAGTTATGGATATGGATCAAAGAAAGACAATAAATACTATAACGAAGATTGA
- a CDS encoding hypothetical protein (product_source=Hypo-rule applied; pfam=PF07659) has product MNTVEQFENVITICRSLFEKKLKDYGASWRIMRPMSITDQIFIKAKRIRSLEIKGFSKIDEGIRPEFIGIINYGIIGLIQLELGFEDSIDINPEESLKLYDKYMTQTKELMYAKNHDYDEAWRGMRISSYTDLILTKIYRTKEIESNEGKTLVSEGVDANYMDMVNYSLFALIKLEYGE; this is encoded by the coding sequence ATGAATACAGTAGAGCAATTTGAAAATGTAATAACTATTTGTCGTAGTCTGTTTGAGAAAAAGCTTAAAGACTATGGAGCTTCTTGGCGTATTATGCGCCCTATGTCAATCACAGATCAGATATTTATTAAGGCTAAACGTATTAGAAGTTTAGAAATTAAAGGGTTTAGTAAAATAGATGAAGGTATTAGGCCGGAGTTTATAGGGATTATAAACTATGGAATAATAGGCCTGATTCAGCTCGAACTTGGTTTTGAGGATTCGATAGATATAAATCCAGAGGAGTCTCTTAAGTTATATGATAAATATATGACTCAAACTAAAGAGCTTATGTATGCCAAAAATCATGACTATGATGAGGCTTGGCGAGGAATGCGTATCTCTTCTTATACAGATTTAATCCTAACTAAAATTTATAGAACAAAAGAGATTGAAAGTAACGAAGGTAAAACGTTAGTCTCTGAAGGTGTTGATGCAAACTATATGGATATGGTAAATTATTCTCTTTTTGCATTGATAAAACTTGAATATGGCGAATAA
- a CDS encoding hypothetical protein (product_source=Hypo-rule applied; cath_funfam=2.70.70.10,3.10.350.10; cleavage_site_network=SignalP-noTM; pfam=PF01476,PF01551; smart=SM00257; superfamily=51261,54106), which produces MAKNIKNTILLIFMLVVSISAQAQTQDDYIAKHKSDTEKKLLSENVTSGFDLVAVDSMMLRMTMKAEAEAKIEELYEELWDTRYVKAYGSVEVPDIFTLDVSGFVMPVEGRVTSNYGMRKRRYHYGTDIKLQRGDTVRAAFDGKVRVRRYERRGYGYYIVLRHNNGLESVYGHFSKFLVEQDQEVKAGDPIGLGGNTGRSSGPHLHLEFRFLGVAFDPADIIDFDQFCMKDDVYVFQKKRSGKYSKNSKAVSGSSVLAQSDSSVKYYTIKSGDNLGAIAKRYRTTVSKLCKLNNIKQTTILKIGRRLRVS; this is translated from the coding sequence ATGGCTAAAAATATCAAAAACACAATATTATTAATATTTATGCTTGTAGTGAGCATTTCAGCACAGGCTCAAACCCAAGACGATTATATTGCAAAACATAAATCAGATACAGAGAAAAAATTATTGTCGGAAAATGTTACTTCGGGTTTTGACCTTGTTGCGGTAGACTCTATGATGCTTCGTATGACAATGAAAGCTGAAGCTGAAGCTAAAATAGAGGAGCTTTATGAAGAACTTTGGGATACTCGATATGTTAAAGCGTATGGTAGTGTAGAGGTTCCAGATATTTTTACTTTAGACGTTTCGGGTTTTGTAATGCCAGTTGAAGGAAGAGTTACATCTAACTATGGTATGAGAAAAAGAAGATACCATTATGGAACAGATATTAAACTCCAAAGAGGGGATACTGTGCGTGCGGCTTTTGATGGAAAGGTTAGAGTTAGAAGATACGAACGTAGAGGCTATGGTTATTACATCGTTTTAAGACACAATAATGGGTTGGAGTCGGTGTATGGACACTTTTCTAAATTTTTAGTAGAACAAGATCAAGAGGTGAAGGCTGGAGATCCTATTGGTTTAGGGGGGAATACTGGGCGTTCATCTGGTCCGCATTTGCATTTAGAGTTCCGTTTCCTTGGTGTTGCTTTCGACCCAGCAGATATTATTGACTTCGATCAATTCTGTATGAAAGATGATGTTTATGTTTTCCAAAAGAAGAGATCGGGTAAGTATAGTAAAAACTCAAAGGCGGTATCAGGAAGTAGTGTTTTGGCTCAGAGCGACTCATCTGTGAAATACTATACAATAAAATCTGGCGACAATTTAGGCGCAATAGCTAAGCGTTATCGTACTACCGTAAGTAAGCTTTGTAAACTTAATAATATTAAGCAGACAACAATACTTAAAATCGGTCGCAGGTTAAGAGTCTCTTAA